Proteins found in one Arachis stenosperma cultivar V10309 chromosome 8, arast.V10309.gnm1.PFL2, whole genome shotgun sequence genomic segment:
- the LOC130944708 gene encoding scarecrow-like protein 34: protein MDPNRVRNTDYINAYGFGDDGGALLSDFNDWDLRGQYNHPFDLTPSNAFDRFDADTFGLHAHAVSNSGSSEPFVPPSSASRVEKSMPGSAFGAVASMPDPSVEDTDFSETVRYISQILLEENFEDKPCMCYNPLSLQDTEKSFYDALNQEFPLSPNEHPLDIHQNLESPDGVSAGSFTTGSSGGCSNSNSSSTSTSSSENHLSSHDFKTLSPDTPVSGDSTLQFDSHSHLISHVPSQLHLPQHALTSIGDGVFDLDPSATKLLAQNIFSNADSILQFKRGLEEASKFLPPGPRLSIGLESSSMHAEESKRRVEKAAVPVMVENDAKERSNRVVAGPYHIVPATTKAAKNTAARSLDGVKSRKHHARQGDDGEEERCNKQSAVSVEEESEISEMFDKVLLSVENVPLSAEQQDGLVVDTQLIEQPHSSEGGRSRSKKKGRKKETVDLRTLLVLCAQAVSANDQRTANELLKQIRQHSLPFGDAYQRLARYFADGLEARMAGTGPGIHIFYASLSYKKFSAADFLKAYQVFISACPFKKFAHFFSNKMILNIAEKAETLHIVDFGILYGFQWPILIKFLAKRDGGPPKLRITGIEYPQAGFRPTERIEETGRRLAKYCKRFNVPFEYKAIASRHWETIQIEDLNIKDNEVVAVNCLVRFKNLLEETVEVNSPRNAVLNLIRRINPAIFAQTVVNGSYNAPFFLTRFREALFHYSAIYDMFDTLIPRNNSWRSMLEREFLGREIMNVVACEGLERVERPETYKQWQARNSRAGFRQLPLDKALMAKFRSKLKEWYQHHKDFVFDEDNNWMLQGWKGRILYASSCWVPA, encoded by the coding sequence ATGGATCCAAACCGCGTTAGGAACACCGATTACATAAACGCCTACGGATTCGGCGACGATGGTGGTGCTTTGCTTTCAGATTTCAACGATTGGGATCTACGCGGACAATACAATCACCCTTTCGATTTAACTCCAAGTAATGCTTTTGATCGGTTTGACGCCGACACATTTGGCTTGCATGCACATGCGGTTTCGAATTCCGGAAGCTCGGAGCCGTTTGTTCCACCCTCTTCCGCGAGCCGTGTGGAAAAATCCATGCCGGGTTCAGCTTTTGGGGCTGTGGCTTCTATGCCGGATCCTTCCGTGGAAGACACGGACTTTTCTGAAACGGTGAGGTACATAAGCCAGATTTTGTTGGAAGAGAATTTTGAGGATAAGCCTTGCATGTGCTATAATCCTCTTAGCCTGCAAGATACTGAAAAATCGTTCTATGATGCCCTCAATCAAGAATTTCCCCTTTCCCCTAATGAGCACCCTCTTGATATTCATCAGAATCTGGAGAGTCCTGATGGTGTTAGTGCTGGAAGCTTCACCACTGGTTCTTCTGGAGGTTGCAGCAATAGCAATAGCAGTAGCACTAGCACTAGCAGCAGTGAGAACCATTTAAGTTCTCATGACTTCAAGACCCTTTCTCCAGATACTCCTGTTTCCGGTGATAGTACTTTGCAGTTTGATTCACACTCGCATTTGATTTCGCATGTGCCTTCTCAGCTTCACCTTCCTCAACATGCTTTGACTAGTATTGGTGATGGGGTGTTTGATTTGGATCCTTCTGCAACGAAGCTCTTGGCTCAGAATATCTTTAGTAATGCTGACTCTATCTTGCAGTTCAAAAGAGGGTTGGAGGAAGCCAGTAAATTTCTTCCCCCTGGGCCAAGGCTTTCCATTGGCCTGGAGAGCAGTAGCATGCATGCAGAAGAGTCAAAGAGAAGGGTGGAGAAGGCTGCAGTGCCAGTGATGGTGGAGAATGATGCTAAGGAGAGATCAAACAGAGTTGTTGCTGGGCCATATCACATAGTTCCAGCAACAACAAAAGCTGCAAAAAATACAGCAGCGAGGAGTCTGGATGGGGTGAAGAGTAGGAAGCATCATGCTCGCCAGGGCGATgatggtgaagaagaaagatgcaACAAGCAATCTGCGGTTAGTGTTGAGGAGGAAAGTGAAATATCTGAAATGTTTGACAAGGTGCTGCTTAGTGTTGAAAATGTCCCACTGTCTGCTGAACAGCAGGATGGATTGGTTGTGGATACACAACTAATTGAACAACCACATTCATCCGAGGGAGGGAGGAGTCGATCCAAGAAAAAAGGCAGGAAGAAAGAAACTGTGGATTTGAGAACTCTTTTGGTTCTGTGTGCCCAAGCTGTGTCTGCCAATGACCAAAGGACTGCTAATGAACTACTAAAGCAGATCAGACAGCATTCCTTGCCCTTCGGCGATGCATATCAGAGGCTGGCTCGTTACTTTGCCGATGGCCTGGAGGCACGCATGGCTGGCACTGGCCCTGGAATTCATATATTCTATGCCTCTCTCAGCTACAAGAAGTTCAGTGCTGCTGATTTTCTCAAGGCCTACCAAGTTTTTATATCTGCTTGCCCTTTCAAGAAATTTGCACATTTCTTTTCAAATAAGATGATTTTGAACATAGCTGAGAAGGCAGAAACCCTTCATATTGTTGATTTCGGTATCCTGTATGGTTTCCAGTGGCCAATACTTATCAAATTTCTAGCCAAGAGAGATGGAGGGCCTCCCAAGCTGCGGATCACAGGAATTGAGTATCCCCAAGCTGGATTTCGTCCCACAGAAAGAATTGAGGAGACTGGACGTCGTCTAGCTAAATATTGCAAGCGTTTCAATGTTCCCTTTGAGTACAAAGCCATAGCATCAAGACACTGGGAGACCATTCAGATTGAAGACCTTAACATCAAGGACAATGAGGTAGTTGCTGTGAACTGTCTGGTAAGGTTCAAGAATTTACTCGAGGAGACGGTTGAAGTGAACAGTCCTAGAAATGCAGTTTTGAATTTAATCAGGAGGATAAACCCAGCTATTTTTGCTCAGACAGTCGTAAATGGTTCTTATAATGCCCCTTTCTTCCTCACACGCTTTCGGGAAGCACTGTTCCATTATTCTGCAATTTACGATATGTTTGATACTCTCATACCCCGAAACAATTCATGGAGGTCGATGCTTGAGAGAGAGTTTTTGGGTCGGGAGATCATGAATGTTGTAGCATGTGAAGGTCTAGAAAGGGTTGAGAGGCCTGAAACATACAAGCAGTGGCAGGCTAGGAATTCAAGAGCTGGTTTCAGGCAGCTACCACTGGATAAGGCGTTAATGGCCAAATTTAGGAGCAAGTTAAAGGAATGGTACCAACACCAcaaagattttgtttttgatgaaGACAACAACTGGATGCTTCAAGGTTGGAAGGGCCGGATTTTGTATGCCTCCTCTTGTTGGGTGCCAGCATGA
- the LOC130945676 gene encoding scarecrow-like protein 14: MADPSHGGNPATDFTTSREENPAPFDESDFSAAALKYIDEMLMEEDIDEEYNMFQHSSALLAAEKSLYDAIGQRYPSSASTLSSSTSSSIQHHNYYPNVESPGDSYSSTSSGSTCGTTNTSSSADYFWSGFDLSMIPLMPNTLPFPDTFNFQSNPSSTTPQSNHRSDFTATNNSSGLGQVVIKTEEVDYDFEEEEEEEEEVQFLAESIGSSSKQSALYMDDTELSEFFDKVLIGAGLGRGSSQADEGIPKDSRGKKSRARKRNDKNDDEVIDLRSLLMQCAQAVSSDNRPMAKELLMQIKLHSSPTGDATQRLSHCFVNALEARMAGTGTHIHSALSTKRPSASDMVKAYKMFTLACPFDKFGIRFSVNSIGDLAMEGVQTLHIVEFGIRYGFKWPGLMYRLSRLPSGPPKLRITGIEYPLPGLKLEQTGQCLARYCERFNIPFEFNAIVAKKWERIKVEDLKIRENEFVAVNCMFRFENLHDETVVLENPRDSVLELIRKANPNIFVHGIINGNYDAAFFVTRFKEAMFHYSAMFDMLDNTVARDDPIRLMYEEAIFGKEVMNVVACEGNERIERPQNYKKWQVRNTRAGFRQLSLDEQMIEKFKDMLRNEGYHRDFMLHADGKWLLQGWKGRILYASSCWVPA, from the coding sequence TGCTGATGGAAGAAGACATCGATGAAGAGTACAACATGTTCCAACATTCCTCGGCTCTCCTAGCAGCTGAGAAATCACTTTATGATGCCATTGGCCAGAGGTATCCTTCTTCTGCCTCTACTTTGTCGTCTTCAACTTCTTCTTCTATCCAGCATCATAATTACTACCCCAATGTGGAGAGCCCTGGGGATAGTTATAGCAGTACTAGTTCTGGCAGCACTTGTGGCACCACCAATACTAGCAGCTCTGCTGACTACTTCTGGAGCGGTTTTGATCTTTCTATGATTCCATTGATGCCAAACACTTTACCTTTTCCTGATACCTTTAATTTTCAGTCCAATCCATCCTCCACCACCCCCCAATCTAACCACAGAAGCGACTTCACTGCCACAAACAATAGTAGTGGATTAGGACAGGTGGTGATTAAGACTGAAGAAGTCGATTATGATTtcgaggaagaggaagaggaagaggaagaggtcCAATTTCTTGCTGAGTCCATAGGAAGCAGTAGCAAGCAATCAGCATTGTACATGGATGACACTGAGCTATCCGAATTTTTTGATAAGGTACTTATTGGAGCTGGATTGGGAAGAGGGTCATCCCAAGCTGATGAAGGCATTCCCAAAGATTCTCGCGGTAAGAAGAGCCGTGCAAGGAAAAGAAATGACAAAAATGACGACGAAGTTATTGATCTGAGGTCATTGTTGATGCAATGTGCACAAGCAGTTTCTTCTGATAACCGTCCAATGGCAAAAGAGTTATTGATGCAGATTAAGCTGCATTCTTCTCCAACAGGTGATGCAACTCAGAGATTGTCCCATTGCTTTGTAAATGCTCTCGAAGCACGCATGGCAGGGACAGGTACACACATTCATAGTGCCTTATCCACAAAAAGGCCCTCTGCTTCTGATATGGTCAAGGCCTACAAAATGTTTACATTAGCTTGTCCATTTGACAAGTTTGGAATCAGGTTCTCAGTCAACTCAATTGGCGATTTGGCCATGGAAGGTGTCCAAACTCTTCACATTGTCGAATTTGGCATCCGCTATGGCTTCAAGTGGCCTGGACTTATGTATCGCCTATCCAGACTCCCCAGTGGGCCTCCGAAGCTTCGCATAACCGGGATAGAGTATCCACTGCCTGGTTTGAAGCTTGAGCAAACAGGGCAATGCTTAGCAAGGTATTGCGAGCGATTCAACATCCCTTTCGAGTTCAATGCTATTGTTGCAAAGAAATGGGAGAGAATCAAAGTTGAGGATCTCAAGATAAGGGAGAATGAGTTTGTAGCTGTGAATTGCATGTTTAGATTTGAGAATCTGCATGATGAGACAGTTGTGTTGGAGAATCCTAGAGATTCTGTTTTGGAGTTAATAAGGAAGGCTAATCCGAACATATTTGTACATGGCATTATAAATGGTAACTATGATGCTGCATTCTTCGTGACAAGGTTTAAGGAGGCAATGTTTCATTACTCAGCAATGTTTGACATGCTTGATAACACTGTTGCCCGTGATGATCCTATAAGGTTGATGTATGAGGAAGCTATATTTGGGAAGGAAGTGATGAATGTTGTGGCTTGTGAAGGGAATGAGAGGATTGAGAGACCACAAAATTACAAGAAATGGCAGGTAAGGAACACAAGAGCAGGGTTCAGGCAGCTTTCATTGGATGAACAAATGATTGAGAAGTTTAAGGATATGTTGAGAAATGAAGGTTATCATAGAGATTTCATGCTTCATGCTGATGGCAAATGGCTTCTACAAGGTTGGAAGGGCAGAATCCTATATGCTTCTTCTTGTTGGGTACCAGCATAG